A genomic segment from Alistipes senegalensis JC50 encodes:
- a CDS encoding radical SAM protein has product MVDNKNIATVAPIFGINRLRLEIDGPGITTLVAFMKCPLKCKYCINEKCHEPLLEPESNHLSGEIRYLSPIELYDEVKIDNIYFQATNGGITFGGGEPALYSDFITEFRKICGDSWDLNIETSLNVDLKHIKAISPVINHFIIDIKDLNPSIYKEYTGVNIDQLIQNLHYLKDIGKAKDMIIRVPHIPGFNNQENITENIHQLNLMGFENIDEFEYRPDYYLYAQESHRLNWAIGGMMCNILSAIRKEIASTNGIGYELSKCNNEKYCAGTCPKCDWELKNLQEQLDAKCLKGAKLNFNLINSFPTKEIAVTINTSSEWLLGVLEIEDDEEI; this is encoded by the coding sequence ATGGTAGATAATAAGAATATAGCGACAGTAGCTCCAATCTTTGGTATTAATAGACTTCGGCTTGAAATTGATGGCCCTGGGATTACGACATTGGTAGCTTTCATGAAATGTCCGTTGAAATGTAAATATTGCATCAACGAGAAATGCCATGAACCATTATTAGAGCCGGAATCTAATCATTTATCGGGTGAAATTAGGTACCTTTCACCAATAGAGCTCTATGATGAAGTCAAAATCGACAATATCTACTTTCAAGCTACGAATGGAGGTATTACATTCGGGGGCGGTGAACCCGCTCTTTACAGCGATTTCATTACCGAATTTAGAAAAATATGCGGCGATAGCTGGGACCTAAATATAGAAACATCATTAAATGTAGATCTTAAACATATAAAAGCTATCTCTCCCGTAATAAATCATTTCATTATAGACATAAAGGATTTGAATCCAAGCATCTATAAAGAGTATACGGGAGTGAATATAGATCAACTTATTCAAAATCTACATTATCTAAAGGATATAGGTAAGGCCAAAGATATGATAATCCGAGTTCCGCATATACCCGGATTTAATAATCAAGAAAACATTACAGAAAATATCCATCAACTTAATTTAATGGGCTTTGAAAATATAGACGAGTTTGAATACAGGCCAGACTATTATTTATATGCTCAAGAGAGCCATCGACTAAATTGGGCGATAGGAGGGATGATGTGTAACATTTTATCGGCTATCCGAAAAGAAATTGCTTCCACTAATGGTATAGGATATGAACTGAGCAAATGCAATAACGAGAAATATTGTGCAGGAACATGCCCGAAATGTGATTGGGAATTAAAAAATTTACAAGAGCAACTTGACGCAAAATGCCTTAAAGGAGCAAAACTTAATTTTAATCTAATAAATAGTTTTCCAACGAAGGAAATAGCAGTAACTATAAATACGTCCTCCGAATGGCTCTTAGGAGTACTCGAGATCGAAGATGACGAAGAAATTTGA
- a CDS encoding aspartyl protease family protein, translating into MRKLPIIGLPQVGLPLLIVKAQVKSLCFLLDTGSNINVLDKRVAEFFQLSGGTAQQQQFGIDGTLQTTDVAKLTFSLEEREYKADFSVMDLSSAFGKVEEESGIQIHGLLGCSFMEQQKWVLDFEKLCLFTP; encoded by the coding sequence ATGAGAAAATTACCTATAATAGGTTTACCCCAAGTAGGATTACCCCTCCTCATAGTAAAAGCACAGGTCAAAAGCTTGTGCTTTTTGCTTGATACGGGGAGTAACATCAATGTCCTTGATAAAAGAGTAGCTGAGTTCTTCCAGCTTTCGGGTGGAACAGCCCAACAGCAACAATTCGGGATAGATGGAACACTCCAAACCACAGATGTTGCTAAATTGACTTTCTCTCTGGAAGAACGGGAGTACAAAGCAGATTTCTCGGTGATGGATTTATCCTCGGCTTTTGGAAAAGTGGAGGAAGAATCGGGCATACAGATTCATGGTCTGTTGGGATGTTCTTTTATGGAGCAACAGAAATGGGTGCTTGACTTTGAGAAACTATGTCTATTCACCCCCTAA
- a CDS encoding site-specific integrase, which yields MNISINAVFRKDRLNSQNAAPVHLRLTQNRKLKHISTGVTLNINEWDFENQRVKGQTPELQALQLRIDTKIDELRRKIKRLEALEVEVTLDNLLETHGRKINCTVGEYLKQTIERLETLGKYGSASKHRSLLSRLSQFRSLNIRFDEIDLAYLHDFELFLRKEGNTNNSIATKYAIFKAAYNKALAEGLFVPKTTPFTKYKVGSLWTRTRKRAITKEDIQKLVALEIAPNYRTDYAEFARDIFLFSYYTAGINFTDMATLRYCDIVDGRIYYSRHKTQKLLSFQLVPNAMRIIEKYSKANHAQEDYIFPILDRSEHKTAQQIFNRTHKVLRKVNRELKTLGEQIGLEMPLTTYVARHTFATVLKRSGVNIAIISESLGHSDLSTTQIYLDSFENSQIDAAMQNLL from the coding sequence ATGAATATCAGCATTAACGCCGTCTTTCGCAAAGACAGACTGAACAGCCAAAACGCCGCGCCCGTTCACCTGCGTTTAACACAAAACCGAAAACTTAAACACATCAGCACGGGTGTAACACTCAATATTAACGAGTGGGATTTTGAAAATCAGCGTGTTAAGGGCCAAACTCCCGAATTGCAGGCGTTACAACTCCGCATCGACACCAAAATCGACGAACTCCGCCGCAAAATCAAACGCTTGGAAGCATTAGAGGTAGAGGTTACTCTCGACAATCTTTTGGAAACCCACGGGCGGAAAATCAACTGCACGGTCGGCGAATATCTGAAACAGACCATCGAACGGCTGGAAACACTCGGTAAATACGGTTCGGCATCCAAACACCGCTCTTTGTTATCCCGTTTGTCGCAATTTAGGTCGCTGAATATCCGATTTGACGAAATAGACCTTGCATATCTTCACGATTTTGAACTGTTCCTGCGTAAAGAGGGCAACACAAACAACAGCATAGCCACCAAATACGCCATCTTTAAGGCCGCCTATAACAAGGCACTCGCCGAGGGTTTATTCGTGCCTAAAACTACCCCATTCACCAAATACAAGGTCGGGAGCCTATGGACACGGACAAGGAAGCGAGCCATCACGAAAGAGGATATACAGAAACTCGTTGCATTGGAGATAGCCCCTAATTATAGGACGGACTATGCCGAGTTTGCACGGGACATATTTCTATTCTCCTACTACACGGCAGGCATCAATTTTACAGATATGGCGACCTTGCGTTACTGCGATATTGTGGACGGCAGGATTTACTACTCCCGCCACAAGACACAGAAACTATTATCCTTTCAGCTCGTCCCGAACGCCATGCGGATTATCGAGAAATACAGCAAGGCCAACCACGCACAAGAAGATTATATCTTCCCTATTCTCGACCGCTCGGAACACAAGACTGCTCAACAGATTTTCAACCGAACGCACAAGGTTCTGCGGAAAGTTAATCGGGAATTAAAGACGCTGGGAGAGCAAATAGGATTGGAAATGCCATTGACTACCTATGTTGCTCGGCATACGTTTGCCACGGTTTTGAAGCGTTCGGGAGTGAATATTGCCATCATTTCCGAATCGCTCGGTCATTCAGACCTATCCACGACACAGATTTACTTGGA